From a single Apium graveolens cultivar Ventura chromosome 2, ASM990537v1, whole genome shotgun sequence genomic region:
- the LOC141707145 gene encoding adenosine kinase 2-like gives MDCEGVLLGMGNPLLDISAVVDHDFLTKYGVTLNNAILAEDKHLPMYDELASKDNVEYIAGGATQNSIRVAQWMLQTPGATSFIGCIGKDKFGEEMKKNSKLAGLNVHYYEDEAAPTGTCAVCVVGGERSLIANLSAANCYKSDHLKKAENWSLVEKAKYYYIAGFFLTVSPESIQLVGEHAAAKNKVFMMNLSAPFICEFFKDVQEKALTYVDYVFGNETEARTFSKVHGWETDNVEEIALKISQWPKASEAHTHKRITVITQGADPVVVAEDGKVTLFPVISLPKEKLVDTNGAGDAFVGGFLSQLVKQKAIGECVRAGCYAANVIIQRPGCTYPEKPDFK, from the exons ATGGATTGCGAAGGTGTTTTATTGGGAATGGGAAATCCACTTCTCGACATTTCTGCTGTTGTTGATCATGACTTCCTCACCAA GTATGGAGTGACGTTGAACAATGCGATTCTCGCGGAAGACAAACACTTACCAAT GTACGATGAATTGGCTAGCAAGGACAACGTGGAGTATATTGCTGGAG GTGCAACTCAAAATTCTATAAGAGTGGCTCAG TGGATGCTTCAAACTCCTGGTGCAACTAGTTTTATTGGATGTATTGGAAAAGACAAGTTTGGTGAGGAGATGAAGAAGAACTCAAAACTTGCCGGACTTAAT GTTCACTACTATGAGGATGAAGCTGCACCAACCGGTACTTGTGCTGTTTGTGTTGTTGGTGGAGAGAG GTCATTGATTGCTAACTTGTCTGCTGCAAACTGCTACAAGTCGGATCATTTGAAAAAAGCTGAAAATTGGAGCCTTG TTGAGAAGGCCAAATATTATTATATTGCTGGATTTTTCCTCACTGTTTCTCCAGAGTCAATTCAGCTTGTAGGTGAGCATGCTGCCGCAAAAAACAAG GTCTTCATGATGAACCTCTCTGCCCCTTTTATCTGTGAGTTCTTCAAGGATGTGCAGGAGAAAGCTCTAAC GTATGTTGATTATGTATTTGGTAATGAGACCGAAGCAAGAACATTCTCAAAGGTCCATGGCTGGGAG ACTGACAATGTTGAAGAGATTGCCCTAAAGATTTCCCAATGGCCAAAGGCATCAGAAGCTCATACTCATAAAAGAATAACTGTGATTACTCAAGGTGCAGATCCTGTTGTAGTAGCTGAGGATGGGAAGGTTACACTATTTCCCGTCATATCGTTACCAAAGGAGAAACTTGTTGATACCAATGGAGCTG GGGATGCTTTTGTTGGAGGATTTTTGTCTCAATTGGTTAAACAGAAGGCAATTGGAGAATGTGTGCGTGCTGGTTGCTATGCAGCAAATGTCATCATCCAGAGACCAGGTTGCACATACCCGGAGAAGCCAGATTTTAAATAA
- the LOC141707146 gene encoding galacturonokinase, giving the protein MGDSSWPSKSELDEIKKKVAEMSGRGVEEVRVVVSPYRICPLGAHIDHQGGTVTAMTINKGILLGFVPSNDSQVIIRSGQFKGEVMFRVDDIQLPRDNPNSFDNIHADHSAKKEECNWGSYARGALYALQRRGNHLKQGITGYLCGSDGLDSSGLSSSAAVGVAYLLAFETANNLTVCPEENIEYDRLIENEYLGLKNGILDQSAILLSRYGCLTCMNCKTKEHKLINPPKIQSKLKTETKKAYKILLAFSGLKQALTANPGYNRRVTECREAAKVLLVSSGKERLEPLLSNVEPEAYKAYKSKLEEHLARRAEHYFSENMRVSKGLEAWTSGHLEEFGQLISASGLSSIENYECGCEPMKQLYEILLKAPGVFGARFSGAGFRGCCLAFVDSDYTTEAASYVKNEYYKLQPVLASQTNPATAVVICEAGDCAQVI; this is encoded by the exons ATGGGTGATTCATCATGGCCATCTAAATCCGAG TTGGATGAAATTAAAAAGAAGGTTGCTGAAATGTCTGGGAGAGGTGTTGAAGAGGTCAGGGTAGTTGTATCCCCATACAGAATATGCCCACTTGGAGCTCATATTGATCATCAG GGGGGAACAGTTACAGCTATGACAATTAACAAGGGCATACTTCTGGGCTTTGTTCCTTCTAATGATTCACAG GTAATTATACGATCAGGACAGTTCAAAGGAGAAGTTATGTTCAG GGTGGATGACATTCAACTTCCAAGGGATAATCCCAATTCATTTGACAATATTCACGCAGACCATTCTGCCAAAAAAGAGGAGTGTAATTGGGGAAGTTACGCAAGAGGAGCATTGTATGCACTACAACGGAGGGGAAACCATCTAAAGCAG GGAATTACTGGATATCTTTGTGGTTCTGATGGACTTGACAGTTCAGGTCTTAGCTCTTCTGCGGCT GTTGGAGTTGCATACCTGTTGGCTTTCGAGACTGCTAATAATCTAACCGTTTGCCCTGAAGAAAATATTGAATATGATCG GCTGATTGAGAATGAGTATTTAGGTTTGAAAAATGGAATATTGGATCAATCAGCAATATTGCTTTCAAGATATGGCTGCCTAACATGTATGAACTGTAAG ACCAAAGAACACAAGCTTATAAATCCACCAAAGATTCAGAGTAAACTCAAAACAGAGACAAAGAAAGCATACAAGATTTTACTAGCATTTTCTGGCCTGAAGCAAGCTTTGACGGCTAATCCTGGATACAATCGGCGAGTTACAGAATGTCGAGAAGCTGCTAAAGTTCTGTTGGT TAGTTCAGGAAAAGAAAGGCTCGAGCCTCTGTTGTCCAATG TTGAACCAGAAGCATATAAAGCGTACAAG TCCAAGTTAGAAGAACACCTAGCTAGAAGGGCAGAACATTATTTCTCAGAGAATATGCGAGTTTCAAAAG GACTTGAAGCGTGGACTTCAGGTCATCTTGAAGAATTTGGGCAGCTTATATCAGCCTCTGGTTTAAGCTCTATCGAAAACTATGAATGTG GTTGTGAACCAATGAAACAGCTGTACGAGATCCTTTTAAAGGCTCCAGGGGTGTTCGGTGCAAGATTCAGTGGAGCAGGATTCAGAGGGTGCTGCCTTGCTTTTGTAGATTCAGATTATACCACAGAGGCGGCATCATATGTCAAGAATGAGTACTATAAGCTCCAGCCAGTTTTGGCTAGTCAAACCAACCCAGCCACTGCAGTTGTAATATGCGAAGCTGGTGACTGTGCACAAGTAATATGA